Proteins found in one Mycteria americana isolate JAX WOST 10 ecotype Jacksonville Zoo and Gardens chromosome 8, USCA_MyAme_1.0, whole genome shotgun sequence genomic segment:
- the CPLX2 gene encoding complexin-2: MDFVMKQALGGATKDMGKMLGGEEEKDPDAQKKEEERQEALRQQEEERKAKHARMEAEREKVRQQIRDKYGLKKKEEKEAEEKAALEQPCEGSLTRPKKAIPAGCGDEEEEEEESILDTVLKYLPGPLQDMFKK, encoded by the exons ATGGACTTTGTCATGAAGCAAGCGCTGGGCG GGGCCACCAAGGACATGGGGAAGAtgctggggggtgaggaggagaaggacCCCGACGcgcagaagaaggaggaggagaggcaggaggccCTGCGCCAGCAGGAGGAGGAGCGGAAAGCCAAGCACGCCCGCATGGAAGCAGAGCGGGAGAAAGTCCGGCAGCAGATCCGCGACAAG TACGGgctgaagaagaaggaggagaaggaggcggAGGAGAAAGCCGCGCTGGAGCAGCCATGTGAGGGCAGCCTGACGCGCCCCAAGAAGGCGATCCCGGCGGGCTGcggggacgaggaggaggaggaggaggagagcatccTGGACACCGTCCTCAAGTACCTGCCCGGGCCGCTGCAGGATATGTTCAAGAAGTAA
- the THOC3 gene encoding THO complex subunit 3 — MALSPYVQAMQELFRANTRSREFPAHGAKVHSVAWSCCGRRLASGSFDKTASVFLLEKDRLVKENNYRGHGDSVDQLCWHPSNPDLFVTASGDKTIRIWDVRTTKCIATVNTKGENINICWSPDGQTIAVGNKDDVVTFIDAKTHRSKAEEQFKFEVNEISWNNDNNMFFLTNGNGCINILSYPELKPIQSINAHPSNCICIKFDPMGKYFATGSADALVSLWDVDELVCVRCFSRLDWPVRTLSFSHDGKMLASASEDHFIDIAEVETGEKLWEVQCESPTFTVAWHPKRPLLAFACDDKDGKYDSSREAGTVKLFGLPNDS, encoded by the exons atgGCGCTGTCGCCGTACGTGCAGGCCATGCAGGAGCTGTTCCGCGCCAACACGCGGAGCCGCGAATTCCCGGCGCACGGCGCCAAGGTGCACTCGGTGGCCTGGAGCTGCTGCGGCCGCCGCCTGGCCTCCGGCTCCTTCGACAAGACCGCCAGCGTCTTCCTGCTGGAGAAGGACCGGCTG GTGAAGGAGAACAACTACCGGGGCCATGGGGACAGCGTGGATCAGCTCTGCTGGCACCCCAGCAACCCTGACCTCTTTGTCACAGCGTCTGGGGACAAAACCATCCGCATCTGGGATGTCCGCACCACCAAGTGCATCGCCACTGTCAACACCAAAG GGGAGAACATCAACATCTGTTGGAGCCCTGATGGACAGACCATTGCAGTGGGGAACAAGGATGACGTGGTCACTTTCATTGATGCCAAGACGCATCGCTCCAAAGCTGAGGAACAGTTCAAGTTTGAGGTGAATGAGATCTCCTGGAACAACGATAACAACATGTTCTTCCTCACTAATGGGAACGGTTGCATCAACATCCTCAG CTACCCGGAGCTGAAGCCCATTCAGTCCATCAATGCTCATCCTTCAAATTGCATCTGCATCAAGTTTGATCCCATGGGGAAATACTTTGCCACGGGCAGTGCTGATGCATTAGTTAGCCTCTGGGATGTGGATGAACTGGTGTGTGTGAGGTGCTTCTCAAG GCTTGACTGGCCTGTGCGAACGCTGAGCTTTAGCCATGATGGGAAGATGCTGGCATCAGCATCAGAAGATCACTTCATTGACATTGCAGAGGTGGAGACAG GAGAGAAGCTCTGGGAGGTGCAGTGCGAGTCCCCCACCTTCACAGTGGCCTGGCACCCGAAGAGGCCGCTGCTGGCCTTCGCCTGTGACGACAAAGATGGCAAATACGACAGCAGCCGGGAGGCAGGCACTGTCAAGCTCTTCGGGCTCCCCAATGACTCCTAA
- the SIMC1 gene encoding SUMO-interacting motif-containing protein 1 isoform X2 — protein sequence MADSVARISASDSNGSRSPPLRRRCRRPPPRQRALPPPAEIIDLTCEDTSTDPAPWSSLAVIDLTEDTCSPSHSPPRTAGCADQDPGQAPAAPAAQTSDPQLCSTTTQETKATAGLSPAVPCHGTPAEPSATTDTAESAENWSCFSPTSSRHGSSCSPEQNCSTTTFNSDLGSLASMQLDSDLLSLSPSSLDSSSSWRAGGPEEETPHLCQQRELPPRPRPAPAIPTTPGKAPGPLLEAGDLLPREAIQQVTPARTKADSKAWLNKLHYFRRSGVQHLFLQGVAPNRETQQKPELIPSGKLSMVRTTMEENFLEGTLHFLSEFVSRQHCPPKEIVSHLIRQILLNPHQGEILNDTYMLLMKIQMLHPANAATVGWDWTLLKYIMEDQEKPPGRLLFLQYVVQTLEDDFQQNLRLRLLQKSIAKTVLSCDMCFNNVKEVVEWLVAAVTGVGFSQPQEQPQEITSSSAEAKAERSSSAPWLASTDQAEVAPPALFAQKVMLLLQRMLSIAVEVDKSPNCSSCKIADVIFPFILNIPLRSQREAFLNTMESQLLRCKLLDLLFQHSCDVPTTLPLSLAKILYFLSHSSVLLQYQDETAAWQRWDEMLQYLSLLLMSYQNVILEHLRSSLNDRMDLIIQKAKPKLQDSDDVSHLDIQLKIEDFISRLQQVLGEPFPLQIVEKLCMLRELFLIVTAT from the exons ATGGCCGACAGCGTCGCCCGCATAAGCGCCTCGGACTCTAACGGCAGCCGCTCGCCGCCGCTccggcgccgctgccgccgcccgccgccgcggcaaCGAGCGCTGCCGCCCCCCGCG gagaTCATCGATCTGACCTGCGAGGACACGAGCACAGACCCGGCGCCGTGGAGCAGCCTCGCCGTCATCGACCTGACGGAGGACACATGCAGCCCTTCCCACAGCCCTCCCCGCACCGCCGGCTGCGCTGACCAGGACCCCGGGCAGGcgcctgctgccccagcagcacagacttccgatccccagctctgctccaccaCAACGCAAGAAACGAAGGCGacggcagggctgagccctgcagTACCCTGCCACGGCACTCCCGCAGAGCCCAGTGCCACCACGGACACGGCAGAAAGTGCGGAGAACTGGAGCTGCTTCTCTCCCACCTCCAGCCGCCAcggctcctcctgcagcccggaGCAGAACTGCAGCACCACCACTTTTAACAGTGACTTGGGCTCCCTGGCCAGCATGCAGCTGGACTCAGAcctgctgtccctgtccccctccagcctggacagcagcagcagctggagagccgGTGGCCCGGAGGAAGAGACTCCCCACCTCTGCCAGCAAAGGGAGCTGCCTCCCAGGCCGAGGCCCGCCCCAGCCATCCCCACAACCCCAGGGAAGGCCCCAGGGCCTTTGCTGGAAGCAGGTGACTTACTGCCACGCGAAGCGATCCAGCAAGTGACCCCAGCCAGGACCAAGGCTGACAGCAAGGCCTGGCTGAACAAACTGCACTATTTCAGGAGGAGCGGAGTCCAGCACCTCTTCCTCCAAGGCGTAGCACCCAACAGGGAAACACAGCAG AAACCTGAGCTCATCCCCAGCGGGAAGCTGAGCATGGTGCGCACCACCATGGAGGAGAACTTCCTGGAGGGCACCTTGCATTTCCTGAGCGAGTTCGTCTCCCGCCAGCACTGTCCCCCCAAAGAAATCGTCTCCCACCTGATCAGACAGATCCTGTTGAACCCGCACCAAGGGGAGATCCTGAATGACACCTACATGCTGCTGATGAAGATCCAAAT GCTCCATCCAGCCAACGCCGCCACGGTGGGATGGGACTGGACGCTGCTGAAATACATCATGGAGGACCAG GAGAAGCCCCCTGGCCGGCTCCTTTTCCTGCAGTACGTGGTGCAGACCCTGGAGGATGACTTCCAGCAGAACCTGAGGTTGCGCCTGCTGCAGAAGTCAATTGCCAAGACAGTGCTTTCGTGTGACATGTGCTTCAACAATGTCAA GGAGGTGGTCGAATGGTTGGTCGCAGCAGTTACAGGAGTCGGGTtctcccagccccaggagcagccaCAAGAGATTACATCCtcttcagcagaagcaaaggcCGAACGCAGCTCATCTGCACCATGGCTGGCCAGCACTGACCAGGCAGAGGTGGCTCCACCAGCTCTCTTCGCCCAGAA GGTGATGCTCCTGCTCCAGCGGATGTTGTCCATCGCAGTGGAAGTGGACAAATCTCCCAACTGCAGCTCCTGTAAGATCGCAGATGTGATATTCCCATTTATACTGAATATTCCCCTGAGGAGCCAAAG GGAAGCTTTCTTAAACACCATGGAGAGCCAGCTCCTGCGCTGCAAACTGCTAGACCTGTTGTTCCAGCATAGTTGTGACGTGCCCACGACCTTGCCCTTGTCTCTGGCCAAGATCCTGTATTTCCTGAGCcactcctctgtgctgctgcaataCCAG GATGAAACAGCAGCATGGCAAAGATGGGATGAGATGCTGCAGTACTTGAGTTTGCTGCTGATGAGTTACCAAAATGTAATACTGG AGCACTTACGGAGCTCACTCAACGACCGGATGGACTTGATCATTCAGAAAGCCAAGCCCAAGCTCCAGGACAGTGATGACGTCAGCCATCTGGACATTCAACTGAAGATAGAGGACTTCATCAGCCGACTGCAGCAGGTCCTGGGAGAGCCTTTTCCCCTACAGATCGTAGAGAAATTGTGCATGCTTCGGGAGTTGTTCCTCATTGTCACTGCTACCTGA
- the SIMC1 gene encoding SUMO-interacting motif-containing protein 1 isoform X1, producing MADSVARISASDSNGSRSPPLRRRCRRPPPRQRALPPPAEIIDLTCEDTSTDPAPWSSLAVIDLTEDTCSPSHSPPRTAGCADQDPGQAPAAPAAQTSDPQLCSTTTQETKATAGLSPAVPCHGTPAEPSATTDTAESAENWSCFSPTSSRHGSSCSPEQNCSTTTFNSDLGSLASMQLDSDLLSLSPSSLDSSSSWRAGGPEEETPHLCQQRELPPRPRPAPAIPTTPGKAPGPLLEAGDLLPREAIQQVTPARTKADSKAWLNKLHYFRRSGVQHLFLQGVAPNRETQQQKPELIPSGKLSMVRTTMEENFLEGTLHFLSEFVSRQHCPPKEIVSHLIRQILLNPHQGEILNDTYMLLMKIQMLHPANAATVGWDWTLLKYIMEDQEKPPGRLLFLQYVVQTLEDDFQQNLRLRLLQKSIAKTVLSCDMCFNNVKEVVEWLVAAVTGVGFSQPQEQPQEITSSSAEAKAERSSSAPWLASTDQAEVAPPALFAQKVMLLLQRMLSIAVEVDKSPNCSSCKIADVIFPFILNIPLRSQREAFLNTMESQLLRCKLLDLLFQHSCDVPTTLPLSLAKILYFLSHSSVLLQYQDETAAWQRWDEMLQYLSLLLMSYQNVILEHLRSSLNDRMDLIIQKAKPKLQDSDDVSHLDIQLKIEDFISRLQQVLGEPFPLQIVEKLCMLRELFLIVTAT from the exons ATGGCCGACAGCGTCGCCCGCATAAGCGCCTCGGACTCTAACGGCAGCCGCTCGCCGCCGCTccggcgccgctgccgccgcccgccgccgcggcaaCGAGCGCTGCCGCCCCCCGCG gagaTCATCGATCTGACCTGCGAGGACACGAGCACAGACCCGGCGCCGTGGAGCAGCCTCGCCGTCATCGACCTGACGGAGGACACATGCAGCCCTTCCCACAGCCCTCCCCGCACCGCCGGCTGCGCTGACCAGGACCCCGGGCAGGcgcctgctgccccagcagcacagacttccgatccccagctctgctccaccaCAACGCAAGAAACGAAGGCGacggcagggctgagccctgcagTACCCTGCCACGGCACTCCCGCAGAGCCCAGTGCCACCACGGACACGGCAGAAAGTGCGGAGAACTGGAGCTGCTTCTCTCCCACCTCCAGCCGCCAcggctcctcctgcagcccggaGCAGAACTGCAGCACCACCACTTTTAACAGTGACTTGGGCTCCCTGGCCAGCATGCAGCTGGACTCAGAcctgctgtccctgtccccctccagcctggacagcagcagcagctggagagccgGTGGCCCGGAGGAAGAGACTCCCCACCTCTGCCAGCAAAGGGAGCTGCCTCCCAGGCCGAGGCCCGCCCCAGCCATCCCCACAACCCCAGGGAAGGCCCCAGGGCCTTTGCTGGAAGCAGGTGACTTACTGCCACGCGAAGCGATCCAGCAAGTGACCCCAGCCAGGACCAAGGCTGACAGCAAGGCCTGGCTGAACAAACTGCACTATTTCAGGAGGAGCGGAGTCCAGCACCTCTTCCTCCAAGGCGTAGCACCCAACAGGGAAACACAGCAG CAGAAACCTGAGCTCATCCCCAGCGGGAAGCTGAGCATGGTGCGCACCACCATGGAGGAGAACTTCCTGGAGGGCACCTTGCATTTCCTGAGCGAGTTCGTCTCCCGCCAGCACTGTCCCCCCAAAGAAATCGTCTCCCACCTGATCAGACAGATCCTGTTGAACCCGCACCAAGGGGAGATCCTGAATGACACCTACATGCTGCTGATGAAGATCCAAAT GCTCCATCCAGCCAACGCCGCCACGGTGGGATGGGACTGGACGCTGCTGAAATACATCATGGAGGACCAG GAGAAGCCCCCTGGCCGGCTCCTTTTCCTGCAGTACGTGGTGCAGACCCTGGAGGATGACTTCCAGCAGAACCTGAGGTTGCGCCTGCTGCAGAAGTCAATTGCCAAGACAGTGCTTTCGTGTGACATGTGCTTCAACAATGTCAA GGAGGTGGTCGAATGGTTGGTCGCAGCAGTTACAGGAGTCGGGTtctcccagccccaggagcagccaCAAGAGATTACATCCtcttcagcagaagcaaaggcCGAACGCAGCTCATCTGCACCATGGCTGGCCAGCACTGACCAGGCAGAGGTGGCTCCACCAGCTCTCTTCGCCCAGAA GGTGATGCTCCTGCTCCAGCGGATGTTGTCCATCGCAGTGGAAGTGGACAAATCTCCCAACTGCAGCTCCTGTAAGATCGCAGATGTGATATTCCCATTTATACTGAATATTCCCCTGAGGAGCCAAAG GGAAGCTTTCTTAAACACCATGGAGAGCCAGCTCCTGCGCTGCAAACTGCTAGACCTGTTGTTCCAGCATAGTTGTGACGTGCCCACGACCTTGCCCTTGTCTCTGGCCAAGATCCTGTATTTCCTGAGCcactcctctgtgctgctgcaataCCAG GATGAAACAGCAGCATGGCAAAGATGGGATGAGATGCTGCAGTACTTGAGTTTGCTGCTGATGAGTTACCAAAATGTAATACTGG AGCACTTACGGAGCTCACTCAACGACCGGATGGACTTGATCATTCAGAAAGCCAAGCCCAAGCTCCAGGACAGTGATGACGTCAGCCATCTGGACATTCAACTGAAGATAGAGGACTTCATCAGCCGACTGCAGCAGGTCCTGGGAGAGCCTTTTCCCCTACAGATCGTAGAGAAATTGTGCATGCTTCGGGAGTTGTTCCTCATTGTCACTGCTACCTGA
- the SIMC1 gene encoding SUMO-interacting motif-containing protein 1 isoform X4, protein MADSVARISASDSNGSRSPPLRRRCRRPPPRQRALPPPAEIIDLTCEDTSTDPAPWSSLAVIDLTEDTCSPSHSPPRTAGCADQDPGQAPAAPAAQTSDPQLCSTTTQETKATAGLSPAVPCHGTPAEPSATTDTAESAENWSCFSPTSSRHGSSCSPEQNCSTTTFNSDLGSLASMQLDSDLLSLSPSSLDSSSSWRAGGPEEETPHLCQQRELPPRPRPAPAIPTTPGKAPGPLLEAGDLLPREAIQQVTPARTKADSKAWLNKLHYFRRSGVQHLFLQGVAPNRETQQQKPELIPSGKLSMVRTTMEENFLEGTLHFLSEFVSRQHCPPKEIVSHLIRQILLNPHQGEILNDTYMLLMKIQMLHPANAATVGWDWTLLKYIMEDQEKPPGRLLFLQYVVQTLEDDFQQNLRLRLLQKSIAKTVLSCDMCFNNVKEVVEWLVAAVTGVGFSQPQEQPQEITSSSAEAKAERSSSAPWLASTDQAEVAPPALFAQKVMLLLQRMLSIAVEVDKSPNCSSCKIADVIFPFILNIPLRSQREAFLNTMESQLLRCKLLDLLFQHSCDVPTTLPLSLAKILYFLSHSSVLLQYQSTYGAHSTTGWT, encoded by the exons ATGGCCGACAGCGTCGCCCGCATAAGCGCCTCGGACTCTAACGGCAGCCGCTCGCCGCCGCTccggcgccgctgccgccgcccgccgccgcggcaaCGAGCGCTGCCGCCCCCCGCG gagaTCATCGATCTGACCTGCGAGGACACGAGCACAGACCCGGCGCCGTGGAGCAGCCTCGCCGTCATCGACCTGACGGAGGACACATGCAGCCCTTCCCACAGCCCTCCCCGCACCGCCGGCTGCGCTGACCAGGACCCCGGGCAGGcgcctgctgccccagcagcacagacttccgatccccagctctgctccaccaCAACGCAAGAAACGAAGGCGacggcagggctgagccctgcagTACCCTGCCACGGCACTCCCGCAGAGCCCAGTGCCACCACGGACACGGCAGAAAGTGCGGAGAACTGGAGCTGCTTCTCTCCCACCTCCAGCCGCCAcggctcctcctgcagcccggaGCAGAACTGCAGCACCACCACTTTTAACAGTGACTTGGGCTCCCTGGCCAGCATGCAGCTGGACTCAGAcctgctgtccctgtccccctccagcctggacagcagcagcagctggagagccgGTGGCCCGGAGGAAGAGACTCCCCACCTCTGCCAGCAAAGGGAGCTGCCTCCCAGGCCGAGGCCCGCCCCAGCCATCCCCACAACCCCAGGGAAGGCCCCAGGGCCTTTGCTGGAAGCAGGTGACTTACTGCCACGCGAAGCGATCCAGCAAGTGACCCCAGCCAGGACCAAGGCTGACAGCAAGGCCTGGCTGAACAAACTGCACTATTTCAGGAGGAGCGGAGTCCAGCACCTCTTCCTCCAAGGCGTAGCACCCAACAGGGAAACACAGCAG CAGAAACCTGAGCTCATCCCCAGCGGGAAGCTGAGCATGGTGCGCACCACCATGGAGGAGAACTTCCTGGAGGGCACCTTGCATTTCCTGAGCGAGTTCGTCTCCCGCCAGCACTGTCCCCCCAAAGAAATCGTCTCCCACCTGATCAGACAGATCCTGTTGAACCCGCACCAAGGGGAGATCCTGAATGACACCTACATGCTGCTGATGAAGATCCAAAT GCTCCATCCAGCCAACGCCGCCACGGTGGGATGGGACTGGACGCTGCTGAAATACATCATGGAGGACCAG GAGAAGCCCCCTGGCCGGCTCCTTTTCCTGCAGTACGTGGTGCAGACCCTGGAGGATGACTTCCAGCAGAACCTGAGGTTGCGCCTGCTGCAGAAGTCAATTGCCAAGACAGTGCTTTCGTGTGACATGTGCTTCAACAATGTCAA GGAGGTGGTCGAATGGTTGGTCGCAGCAGTTACAGGAGTCGGGTtctcccagccccaggagcagccaCAAGAGATTACATCCtcttcagcagaagcaaaggcCGAACGCAGCTCATCTGCACCATGGCTGGCCAGCACTGACCAGGCAGAGGTGGCTCCACCAGCTCTCTTCGCCCAGAA GGTGATGCTCCTGCTCCAGCGGATGTTGTCCATCGCAGTGGAAGTGGACAAATCTCCCAACTGCAGCTCCTGTAAGATCGCAGATGTGATATTCCCATTTATACTGAATATTCCCCTGAGGAGCCAAAG GGAAGCTTTCTTAAACACCATGGAGAGCCAGCTCCTGCGCTGCAAACTGCTAGACCTGTTGTTCCAGCATAGTTGTGACGTGCCCACGACCTTGCCCTTGTCTCTGGCCAAGATCCTGTATTTCCTGAGCcactcctctgtgctgctgcaataCCAG AGCACTTACGGAGCTCACTCAACGACCGGATGGACTTGA
- the SIMC1 gene encoding SUMO-interacting motif-containing protein 1 isoform X3 — MDVKEIIDLTCEDTSTDPAPWSSLAVIDLTEDTCSPSHSPPRTAGCADQDPGQAPAAPAAQTSDPQLCSTTTQETKATAGLSPAVPCHGTPAEPSATTDTAESAENWSCFSPTSSRHGSSCSPEQNCSTTTFNSDLGSLASMQLDSDLLSLSPSSLDSSSSWRAGGPEEETPHLCQQRELPPRPRPAPAIPTTPGKAPGPLLEAGDLLPREAIQQVTPARTKADSKAWLNKLHYFRRSGVQHLFLQGVAPNRETQQQKPELIPSGKLSMVRTTMEENFLEGTLHFLSEFVSRQHCPPKEIVSHLIRQILLNPHQGEILNDTYMLLMKIQMLHPANAATVGWDWTLLKYIMEDQEKPPGRLLFLQYVVQTLEDDFQQNLRLRLLQKSIAKTVLSCDMCFNNVKEVVEWLVAAVTGVGFSQPQEQPQEITSSSAEAKAERSSSAPWLASTDQAEVAPPALFAQKVMLLLQRMLSIAVEVDKSPNCSSCKIADVIFPFILNIPLRSQREAFLNTMESQLLRCKLLDLLFQHSCDVPTTLPLSLAKILYFLSHSSVLLQYQDETAAWQRWDEMLQYLSLLLMSYQNVILEHLRSSLNDRMDLIIQKAKPKLQDSDDVSHLDIQLKIEDFISRLQQVLGEPFPLQIVEKLCMLRELFLIVTAT, encoded by the exons ATGGATGTGAAG gagaTCATCGATCTGACCTGCGAGGACACGAGCACAGACCCGGCGCCGTGGAGCAGCCTCGCCGTCATCGACCTGACGGAGGACACATGCAGCCCTTCCCACAGCCCTCCCCGCACCGCCGGCTGCGCTGACCAGGACCCCGGGCAGGcgcctgctgccccagcagcacagacttccgatccccagctctgctccaccaCAACGCAAGAAACGAAGGCGacggcagggctgagccctgcagTACCCTGCCACGGCACTCCCGCAGAGCCCAGTGCCACCACGGACACGGCAGAAAGTGCGGAGAACTGGAGCTGCTTCTCTCCCACCTCCAGCCGCCAcggctcctcctgcagcccggaGCAGAACTGCAGCACCACCACTTTTAACAGTGACTTGGGCTCCCTGGCCAGCATGCAGCTGGACTCAGAcctgctgtccctgtccccctccagcctggacagcagcagcagctggagagccgGTGGCCCGGAGGAAGAGACTCCCCACCTCTGCCAGCAAAGGGAGCTGCCTCCCAGGCCGAGGCCCGCCCCAGCCATCCCCACAACCCCAGGGAAGGCCCCAGGGCCTTTGCTGGAAGCAGGTGACTTACTGCCACGCGAAGCGATCCAGCAAGTGACCCCAGCCAGGACCAAGGCTGACAGCAAGGCCTGGCTGAACAAACTGCACTATTTCAGGAGGAGCGGAGTCCAGCACCTCTTCCTCCAAGGCGTAGCACCCAACAGGGAAACACAGCAG CAGAAACCTGAGCTCATCCCCAGCGGGAAGCTGAGCATGGTGCGCACCACCATGGAGGAGAACTTCCTGGAGGGCACCTTGCATTTCCTGAGCGAGTTCGTCTCCCGCCAGCACTGTCCCCCCAAAGAAATCGTCTCCCACCTGATCAGACAGATCCTGTTGAACCCGCACCAAGGGGAGATCCTGAATGACACCTACATGCTGCTGATGAAGATCCAAAT GCTCCATCCAGCCAACGCCGCCACGGTGGGATGGGACTGGACGCTGCTGAAATACATCATGGAGGACCAG GAGAAGCCCCCTGGCCGGCTCCTTTTCCTGCAGTACGTGGTGCAGACCCTGGAGGATGACTTCCAGCAGAACCTGAGGTTGCGCCTGCTGCAGAAGTCAATTGCCAAGACAGTGCTTTCGTGTGACATGTGCTTCAACAATGTCAA GGAGGTGGTCGAATGGTTGGTCGCAGCAGTTACAGGAGTCGGGTtctcccagccccaggagcagccaCAAGAGATTACATCCtcttcagcagaagcaaaggcCGAACGCAGCTCATCTGCACCATGGCTGGCCAGCACTGACCAGGCAGAGGTGGCTCCACCAGCTCTCTTCGCCCAGAA GGTGATGCTCCTGCTCCAGCGGATGTTGTCCATCGCAGTGGAAGTGGACAAATCTCCCAACTGCAGCTCCTGTAAGATCGCAGATGTGATATTCCCATTTATACTGAATATTCCCCTGAGGAGCCAAAG GGAAGCTTTCTTAAACACCATGGAGAGCCAGCTCCTGCGCTGCAAACTGCTAGACCTGTTGTTCCAGCATAGTTGTGACGTGCCCACGACCTTGCCCTTGTCTCTGGCCAAGATCCTGTATTTCCTGAGCcactcctctgtgctgctgcaataCCAG GATGAAACAGCAGCATGGCAAAGATGGGATGAGATGCTGCAGTACTTGAGTTTGCTGCTGATGAGTTACCAAAATGTAATACTGG AGCACTTACGGAGCTCACTCAACGACCGGATGGACTTGATCATTCAGAAAGCCAAGCCCAAGCTCCAGGACAGTGATGACGTCAGCCATCTGGACATTCAACTGAAGATAGAGGACTTCATCAGCCGACTGCAGCAGGTCCTGGGAGAGCCTTTTCCCCTACAGATCGTAGAGAAATTGTGCATGCTTCGGGAGTTGTTCCTCATTGTCACTGCTACCTGA